A region from the Simiduia sp. 21SJ11W-1 genome encodes:
- a CDS encoding response regulator, giving the protein MPWQSLTVLVVDDDPSVRLAMGALLQELGCTVLSADSTDRALQVTQNQNPDLLLSDVRLRGTDNGIDVVAALRQRFPGLPALLVSGETAPEVLSKLERTYLNLIHKPVSLNSLKNAIGELITKEKTTA; this is encoded by the coding sequence GTGCCCTGGCAGTCGCTCACGGTGCTGGTAGTAGACGACGACCCTTCAGTGCGGCTGGCCATGGGCGCACTGCTGCAGGAGCTGGGCTGTACTGTATTAAGTGCAGACAGCACCGACCGCGCCCTGCAAGTGACCCAAAATCAAAACCCGGATTTGCTGCTTTCCGATGTGCGCCTGCGCGGCACCGACAACGGCATAGATGTAGTAGCCGCCCTGCGCCAGCGCTTCCCAGGCCTGCCGGCGTTGCTGGTGAGCGGCGAAACAGCGCCTGAAGTGCTCTCCAAACTGGAGCGAACGTACCTGAACCTGATTCACAAACCCGTGAGCCTAAACAGCCTTAAAAACGCCATTGGCGAACTTATAACAAAAGAAAAAACAACGGCTTAG
- a CDS encoding sensor histidine kinase KdpD yields the protein MEQQPPHTDAHRPLSAPEQREILHLLARQSLRVPIAKIPSVLLILAMAWSYTSHSLLIGWALVMMLIMAVRGWQLHTIDTRFDAHPHKGIQLGIWLSLVNGVGMGVSVLIFPELPEVERAMHTLIMLGLTTGAIATTAGHLGLFLAYALPVMVPLIVMWSVAGGTQASPWIGPTLGVLIGFFLLMMISLARDTARLYRESFRIRSEQADTNEQLQQALSQAEAASHAKTRFLASASHDLRQPIHTLSLFSAALSRRELDAKSQQIAHHMEGAIEALAAQLDALLDISKLDAGIVAMKPKPTQLDTLLARLYEEHLHNARQKNLHLGISALQKVTLNLDPVLLDRIMRNLIGNAIKYTDQGGVDIEMRTTSDQVVLSVTDSGRGIPAGEQRRIFEEFYQLDNPERDRTKGLGLGLAIVSRLAKLMQIEISMQSAPGQGTRFSLTLQRDAQPQQSPKPTRKP from the coding sequence ATGGAACAACAACCCCCGCACACGGATGCCCACCGGCCACTGAGTGCACCCGAACAGCGCGAAATCTTGCACCTGCTCGCCCGGCAGAGCCTGCGCGTGCCCATCGCCAAAATACCCTCGGTGCTACTGATTCTGGCCATGGCCTGGAGCTACACCTCCCACAGCCTGCTTATTGGCTGGGCGCTGGTGATGATGCTCATCATGGCCGTGCGCGGTTGGCAGTTGCACACCATAGATACCCGCTTTGATGCCCACCCCCACAAGGGCATTCAACTGGGTATTTGGCTCAGCCTGGTTAACGGTGTGGGCATGGGTGTCTCTGTGCTCATATTCCCGGAGCTGCCCGAAGTCGAGCGCGCCATGCACACCCTGATTATGTTGGGGCTCACCACTGGCGCCATTGCCACCACCGCGGGCCATTTGGGGCTCTTTTTGGCCTATGCCCTGCCGGTAATGGTGCCCTTGATTGTGATGTGGAGCGTGGCCGGCGGCACCCAGGCCAGCCCCTGGATCGGCCCCACCCTGGGCGTGCTGATCGGTTTCTTCCTGCTGATGATGATTTCGCTGGCGCGCGATACCGCAAGGCTCTACCGCGAATCCTTCCGCATTCGCTCAGAGCAGGCCGATACCAACGAGCAATTGCAACAGGCGTTATCCCAGGCGGAGGCCGCAAGCCACGCCAAAACCCGTTTTCTGGCCAGTGCCAGCCACGACTTGCGCCAACCCATACACACCTTAAGCCTGTTCTCTGCGGCGCTATCGCGCCGTGAGCTGGATGCCAAAAGCCAGCAGATTGCCCACCACATGGAGGGCGCCATTGAAGCGCTGGCCGCCCAGCTGGATGCCCTGCTTGATATCTCCAAGCTCGATGCAGGCATAGTGGCCATGAAACCCAAGCCCACCCAGCTAGACACCCTGCTGGCGCGCCTGTACGAAGAACACTTGCATAACGCCCGGCAGAAAAACCTGCATCTGGGCATTTCGGCACTGCAAAAGGTCACCCTCAACCTAGACCCGGTGCTGCTCGACCGCATAATGCGCAACCTCATTGGCAACGCCATCAAATACACAGACCAAGGCGGCGTAGACATTGAGATGCGCACCACCAGCGATCAGGTAGTACTGAGCGTCACAGACAGCGGCCGCGGCATTCCTGCGGGCGAGCAAAGGCGCATTTTTGAAGAGTTCTACCAGCTCGATAACCCGGAGCGCGACCGCACCAAGGGCTTGGGCCTGGGGCTTGCCATTGTGAGCAGGCTTGCAAAACTCATGCAGATCGAGATCAGCATGCAGTCTGCGCCCGGCCAGGGCACCCGCTTCAGCCTCACCCTGCAGCGCGATGCCCAACCACAACAAAGCCCGAAGCCCACCCGCAAGCCGTAG
- a CDS encoding M13 family metallopeptidase, with translation MAVFNVKPLLAPALALAALAACSGDKAPEQATASAPAPLSAGIDRANGDPSVRAQDDFYRHVNGNWLATTEIPADKSNYGSFGILADAAEAQLRTIIEDAAAAKAKPGSETQKVGDFFKSYMDTATLEARGLTPIEPTLAEIDALESKDALMTWFGQASRAGIKTPIAPFINQDKREATRYAVYTYQSGLGLPDRDYYFKDDEKHQKIRAAYLAHINKMLALAGIEASAEAIYAIEAALAEGHWARVDNRDPVKTYNKMPLGELNTLASAVNWANWTKALGIDGQADIIVYQPSYLTTFGETLAAKPLDDWKAYAKWRVLSGAAPLLSKAFDDANFAFYSKTLRGVEAQQERWKRAVQFTDDVIGEAVGKIYVEKHFPKEAKARMEQLVQNLLVAFGHGIDGLEWMTPETKVAAHEKLSKFTYKIGYPDKWRDYSALEIRPDDLLGNAKRAALYEYDRNLAKLGSPIDKTEWHMTPQTVNAYYNPVANEIVFPAAILQPPFFNMAADDAVNYGGIGAVIGHEIGHGFDDSGSQYDGDGNLRNWWTDTDRAEFEKRTHALVEQYNAFEPLPGQFINGKFTLGENIGDLGGMTIAHKAYQLSLKGKPAPVIDGLHGDQRFFMGWGQVWARKYRDEELSQRLITDPHAPSEFRVNGIVRNMPEFYQAFDVKPEDGLYLAPEQRVKIW, from the coding sequence ATGGCCGTATTCAACGTAAAACCCCTGCTGGCCCCGGCGCTGGCACTGGCGGCACTGGCCGCCTGCAGTGGCGACAAAGCCCCCGAACAGGCAACGGCAAGCGCCCCCGCCCCTCTTAGCGCGGGTATCGATCGCGCCAACGGCGACCCGTCCGTGCGCGCCCAAGACGATTTTTACCGCCACGTGAACGGCAACTGGCTGGCCACAACGGAAATTCCGGCAGATAAATCCAACTACGGCTCCTTCGGCATTCTCGCAGACGCCGCCGAAGCGCAATTGCGCACCATTATTGAAGACGCCGCAGCCGCCAAAGCAAAACCCGGCAGCGAAACCCAAAAGGTGGGCGACTTCTTCAAAAGCTACATGGATACAGCAACCCTTGAAGCCCGGGGCCTGACCCCTATTGAGCCCACGCTTGCAGAAATTGACGCGCTAGAGAGCAAAGACGCCCTCATGACCTGGTTCGGCCAGGCCAGCCGCGCCGGTATCAAGACCCCCATCGCGCCCTTTATTAACCAAGATAAGCGCGAGGCCACCCGCTACGCGGTGTACACCTATCAGTCTGGCCTGGGCCTGCCCGATCGCGACTACTACTTCAAAGACGATGAAAAGCACCAAAAAATTCGCGCAGCCTACCTGGCGCACATCAACAAGATGCTGGCATTGGCGGGTATTGAAGCCTCGGCTGAGGCCATCTACGCCATAGAAGCGGCACTCGCCGAAGGCCACTGGGCCCGTGTGGATAACCGCGACCCGGTGAAAACCTACAACAAAATGCCCCTGGGCGAGCTGAACACCTTGGCTTCAGCAGTGAACTGGGCCAACTGGACCAAAGCCCTGGGCATTGATGGCCAGGCCGACATCATTGTGTATCAGCCCTCCTACCTCACAACTTTCGGCGAAACCCTGGCCGCCAAACCGCTGGACGACTGGAAAGCCTACGCCAAGTGGCGCGTGCTCTCTGGTGCTGCGCCTTTATTGAGCAAAGCCTTTGACGATGCCAACTTCGCCTTTTACAGCAAAACCCTGCGCGGCGTTGAAGCCCAGCAAGAGCGCTGGAAGCGTGCCGTGCAGTTTACCGACGATGTAATCGGCGAGGCTGTGGGCAAAATCTACGTGGAAAAACACTTCCCCAAAGAAGCCAAAGCGCGCATGGAGCAGCTGGTGCAAAACCTGCTGGTTGCCTTCGGCCACGGCATCGACGGCCTGGAGTGGATGACGCCCGAAACCAAAGTGGCCGCGCACGAGAAGCTGTCTAAGTTCACCTACAAAATTGGCTACCCGGATAAGTGGCGCGACTACAGCGCACTGGAAATTCGCCCAGACGACCTCTTGGGCAACGCCAAGCGTGCAGCCCTTTACGAGTACGACCGCAACCTGGCCAAACTCGGCAGCCCCATCGATAAAACCGAATGGCACATGACACCGCAAACTGTGAACGCCTACTACAACCCCGTGGCCAACGAGATTGTATTCCCGGCCGCCATTTTGCAGCCGCCGTTTTTCAACATGGCCGCCGATGACGCAGTGAACTACGGCGGTATTGGCGCGGTGATCGGCCACGAGATCGGCCACGGCTTCGACGACTCCGGCTCCCAGTACGATGGCGACGGCAACCTGCGCAACTGGTGGACAGACACAGACCGCGCCGAGTTTGAAAAGCGCACCCATGCGCTGGTTGAACAATACAACGCCTTCGAGCCACTGCCCGGCCAGTTCATCAACGGCAAGTTCACCCTGGGTGAAAACATTGGCGACCTGGGCGGCATGACCATCGCCCACAAGGCCTACCAATTATCGCTTAAGGGCAAACCCGCCCCGGTAATAGACGGCCTGCACGGCGACCAGCGCTTTTTCATGGGCTGGGGCCAGGTGTGGGCGCGCAAGTACCGCGATGAGGAGCTTTCACAACGCCTGATCACCGACCCGCACGCGCCCAGCGAATTTCGCGTAAATGGCATTGTGCGCAACATGCCGGAGTTTTATCAGGCCTTTGATGTAAAGCCCGAAGACGGCCTGTACCTTGCGCCCGAGCAGCGTGTGAAAATCTGGTAA
- a CDS encoding hemolysin III family protein yields MTHKKHTAYSLAEELANSISHGVGAALSVVALTLMVVVSAASGDGWKLASAIVYGSTLILLFLASTLYHAIANARAKHVFRLLDHCAIYLLIAGTYTPFLLINLRGAWGWTLFAVIWSLALFGIFFKVYFQHKYPKLSLFTYIMMGWLIIVAISEMLAKVPSGAMWLLLAGGLVYTVGAVFYSWDRIPYNHAIWHLFVLGGSTCHFLAVYIYVI; encoded by the coding sequence ATGACACACAAAAAACACACCGCCTACTCGCTGGCAGAAGAGCTAGCCAACAGCATCAGCCACGGCGTGGGCGCGGCGCTCAGTGTTGTTGCCCTCACATTGATGGTGGTTGTTTCTGCCGCCTCCGGCGATGGCTGGAAGCTGGCCAGCGCCATTGTGTATGGCTCAACACTCATCTTGTTGTTTTTGGCCTCTACCCTCTACCACGCCATTGCCAATGCCCGGGCCAAACACGTGTTCAGGCTTTTGGATCACTGCGCCATTTATCTGTTGATTGCCGGCACCTATACGCCCTTTCTGCTGATTAACCTGCGCGGCGCCTGGGGCTGGACGCTGTTTGCCGTAATCTGGAGTTTGGCGCTGTTTGGCATCTTCTTTAAGGTGTATTTTCAGCACAAATACCCGAAGCTTTCGCTGTTTACCTACATCATGATGGGCTGGCTGATTATTGTGGCCATTTCTGAAATGCTCGCCAAAGTGCCCTCGGGCGCCATGTGGCTACTGCTGGCCGGCGGCCTGGTATACACCGTGGGCGCCGTGTTTTACAGTTGGGATCGCATACCCTATAACCACGCCATTTGGCATTTGTTTGTTTTAGGCGGTAGCACCTGTCACTTTCTGGCTGTGTATATCTATGTGATATAG